TTGTTACCGCGGGCCGAGTTCGAGCGGCGCATTAAACGCTTCGTGGCGCGTGGACCCGCCGGGCCCGCCTGAGAAAGCCGTTGTCGCTGCTCCTGGAATGTACTATCATGCACATACAATCATGAGCGAGGTTTACTGGAAGCAAGGCCCCTGGCACGTTGCCTGCAGTCGCGCCATAGTGTGGATCGTGGCGCTGCTGAGCATACTTCTAGCCCTGGCGGCCGCTGCGATACCGCCCTGGAGCGCAACGGCCCAGGGGGGCGGGCCGATCTACACCGTGACCCTTGATGGAGTAGTAAGCCGCTACAGTATCGGCTATCTGGAGCGGGCGCTCCGCGAGGCCGAAGCGGCCAACGCCGAGGCGCTGATCGTCCGGCTGTCGGCTACCGGCGCCGTGCTGCGCGATACGCGGGCGTTCGCCAGCCAGTTGGCGCAGGCCCGCGTTCCCGTGGTGGTCCATGTCGCGCCTCCGGGCACGCGCAGCGGCGCAGCGGGCGTATGGCTGCTGACCCCGGCACACGTGGCGGTGATGGCGCCCAACACCAGTTTTGGCATCGTCGAGCCACTGGTACAGCCAGACCCGAACGCCAGCGACGCCACCCGCGAGCTGCTCTACACCGAGGCCATCAATCAACTCGGCGCGTGGAACCGCGAGCGCGGTCGCAGTGACGCCTGGGTGGAACAGGCTGTGCGCGAGGGGATGGTGATCAATAACGAACAGGCGCTGGCCTCCACCCCACCGGCAATCGACCTGGTCGCGCGTGATCTGAATGAACTGCTCACCACCCTCGAAGGACGCACAGTGGTCCTGGAGGGCGGCGAGAGACGCACCCTGTCCGTCCTGGGGCGCACGCCGCAGCCGCTGGCGCCAACGGCGTGGGAACAACTGCTCCTGATGCTGGCTACTCCCACCATTGCCTTCCTGCTCCTGGTGCTGGCCGGCATCGCCATCTATGCCGAGTTCGTCACCCCGGGCGTGGGGGTGCTGGCAGGGTTGGGCATCGTGCTCCTGCTTGCCGCCGGGGCGGGTCTGATCGCCCTGCCGGTGCGCTGGCTGGCCGTACTGGGGCTGGTGGTTGCATTTGGGCTGATAGTCACGGACTTGTACACTCCATCGCATGGAGCGTTTACCTTGGTCGGCGTGATCATCCTGGTGCTCAGCACATTGAACCTGTTCGACACGGTACAGGCGCCCGGGGTCGGCGTGGCGCTGTGGGCGATAGCCCTGGTCGTGCTCCTGCTGGTTGCGTTCGCGGCCACGGGGATCTACCTGGTCCTGCGGACGCGCAACACCCCGGTCACTACCGGTCAGGAAGGGCTGGTCGGCCGGCTTGCCGAGGTCCGCAAGCGGTTGGAGCCCGAAGGAATGGTGTTTGTCGAAGGGGCGCTCTGGCGGGCTATCAGCGAAGACGGGGAGGTAGAGCCGGGCGAATGGGTGCGCGTCACCGGCGTGTACGACCTGCGGTTGACGGTGCGGCGTCTGCCCGAAGAGCCGGGTCGTCAAGAGCGTGAGGCTGGCGAGCGGTGAGGCGCAGCGTTGTAATGAAGCCGGAGAAAGCAGATGTTCCCGCGCTCCGCGCCTGAGGAGGGTCTGGGAGGGCCATACCCTCGTGGAGTGTTTTTGTTCGTCAAGAAGGGAGAAAGCCATGGGTGGACAACTCGCCCTGCTGGCCTGTCTGGCTGTGCTGGCCTTTATCGCCTTAATGGTGCTGCTGTCGGCCATCAAGATTGTGCCTGAATACGAACGGGGAGTGATCTTTCGTCTGGGACGCCTCGTTGGCGCCCGCGGTCCCGGCCTCTTCCTGGTCATCCCGGTTTTTGAGCGCATGGTCCGTGTGGACACACGGGTGATCACAATGGATGTGCCCGTCCAGGAAGT
This DNA window, taken from Chloroflexaceae bacterium, encodes the following:
- a CDS encoding nodulation protein NfeD; its protein translation is MSEVYWKQGPWHVACSRAIVWIVALLSILLALAAAAIPPWSATAQGGGPIYTVTLDGVVSRYSIGYLERALREAEAANAEALIVRLSATGAVLRDTRAFASQLAQARVPVVVHVAPPGTRSGAAGVWLLTPAHVAVMAPNTSFGIVEPLVQPDPNASDATRELLYTEAINQLGAWNRERGRSDAWVEQAVREGMVINNEQALASTPPAIDLVARDLNELLTTLEGRTVVLEGGERRTLSVLGRTPQPLAPTAWEQLLLMLATPTIAFLLLVLAGIAIYAEFVTPGVGVLAGLGIVLLLAAGAGLIALPVRWLAVLGLVVAFGLIVTDLYTPSHGAFTLVGVIILVLSTLNLFDTVQAPGVGVALWAIALVVLLLVAFAATGIYLVLRTRNTPVTTGQEGLVGRLAEVRKRLEPEGMVFVEGALWRAISEDGEVEPGEWVRVTGVYDLRLTVRRLPEEPGRQEREAGER